The following are encoded in a window of Callithrix jacchus isolate 240 chromosome 9, calJac240_pri, whole genome shotgun sequence genomic DNA:
- the LOC100396572 gene encoding LOW QUALITY PROTEIN: olfactory receptor 6C75-like (The sequence of the model RefSeq protein was modified relative to this genomic sequence to represent the inferred CDS: inserted 2 bases in 2 codons) translates to MRNSTAVTDFILLGLTSDPQWQLVLFIFLLVTYMLSVTGNLIIITLTLTDLHLQTPMYFFLWNFSFLEISFTSVCIPRFLVTIVTGDRTISYNGCVAQLFFXIFLGVTEFYLLAAMSYDRCVTICKPLHYTTIMSTRVCILLVFSSWLAGFLIIFPPVMLLLQLNFCASNIIDHFICDSSPILQLSCTNTHFLELMAFFLAVITLMVTLTLVILSYTNIIRTILRIPSXKQRKKAFSTCSSHMIVVSISYGSCIFMYIKTSARERVTLSKGVAVLNTSVAPLLNPFIYTLRNQQVKQAFKSMIQKMIFSLNK, encoded by the exons atgagaaattcaacagCAGTAACAGACTTTATTCTTCTTGGATTGACAAGTGACCCACAGTGGCAGCTTGTacttttcatatttcttcttgTTACCTACATGTTAAGTGTGACTGGGAACCTGATCATTATTACCCTCACCCTTACAGATCTCCATCTACAGACTCCCAtgtatttcttcctttggaaCTTCTCATTCCTGGAAATTTCATTCACATCTGTCTGCATTCCCAGATTCCTTGTCACCATTGTGACAGGAGACAGAACCATTTCTTATAATGGGTGTGTggctcagctatttt tcatcttcttgGGGGTGACAGAATTTTACCTTCTGGCTGCCATGTCCTATGACCGCTGCGTGACCATTTGCAAACCTCTTCATTACACAACCATCATGAGCACCAGGGTTTGTATCCTTCTTGTCTTTAGCtcctggcttgcagggtttctgatCATCTTTCCACCAGTAATGCTTCTGCTGCAGTTGAATTTCTGTGCGTCCAATATAATTGATCATTTTATTTGTGACTCTTCTCCAATTCTGCAGCTTTCTTGCACAAACACTCACTTTCTAGAACTCATGGCATTTTTTTTAGCTGTGATAACATTGATGGTCACCTTGACATTAGTTATTCTCTCCTACACAAACATCATCCGAACAATTCTGAGAATTCCTT gtaagcaaaggaaaaaagccTTTTCCACTTGCTCCTCCCATATGATAGTTGTCTCCATCTCTTACGGTAGCTGCATCTTCATGTACATTAAGACTTCTGCCAGAGAAAGGGTGACTTTAAGCAAAGGAGTAGCTGTGCTCAATACCTCAGTGGCTCCTCTCTTGAATCCCTTCATATACACACTAAGAAATCAGCAAGTGAAGCAAGCCTTTAAAAGCATGATCCAGAAGATgatcttttctttaaataaatga